In a genomic window of Apteryx mantelli isolate bAptMan1 chromosome 2, bAptMan1.hap1, whole genome shotgun sequence:
- the LRRC30 gene encoding LOW QUALITY PROTEIN: leucine-rich repeat-containing protein 30 (The sequence of the model RefSeq protein was modified relative to this genomic sequence to represent the inferred CDS: substituted 2 bases at 2 genomic stop codons), which produces MHFISFSLTPCFDFPAFCKLPTSVGICILVYLLQGKKTXLHLSGAIXCVMGTEHSKNERQRSMFYLRKGQKLPAWEDALLSGKEPKSLLKHGLCYVSLSLIMKGMTSVPDFLWGLPEVQKLNLSRNRLVLIPPSLGKLDRLAVLNLCGNCLKCLPKEIGLLRNLKVLFVNMNCLTEVPAELSLCRKLEVLSLSHNCVSQLPSSFTDLTSLRKLNLSNNRFVQIPLCVFALRSLDFLHLGSNRLENIAESVQYLVNLQIFIVENNNIRSLPRSLCFITTLELLNIDYNSIQTLPDELYLLHRLPKIAWNPMDKGLHLSHNPLSRPLPEIVEGGLDVLFSYLREKKEHS; this is translated from the coding sequence ATGCACTTCATAAGCTTCTCCTTAACTCCTTGCTTTGACtttcctgccttctgcaagctGCCAACCTCTGTCGGCATTTGCATATTGGTGTACCTTTTGCAAGGGAAGAAAACCTAGCTTCATCTATCAGGAGCAATCTAGTGTGTTATGGGAACTGAGCATTCGAAGAACGAGAGGCAAAGAAGCATGTTTTATCTGAGGAAAGGTCAAAAGTTGCCTGCATGGGAAGATGCTCTTCTCTCAGGAAAAGAGCCCAAGTCGCTGCTAAAACATGGATTATGTTATGTCAGCTTAAGCCTGATAATGAAAGGGATGACCAGTGTGCCTGACTTCTTATGGGGATTGCCTGAGGTGCAGAAATTGAACCTTTCACGCAACAGGCTGGTACTGATTCCTCCTTCGCTGGGAAAACTGGACAGACTGGCTGTGCTGAACTTGTGTGGCAATTGCCTCAAGTGTCTGCCTAAAGAGATTGGACTGCTCAGGAACCTGAAGGTTTTGTTTGTCAATATGAATTGCCTGACAGAagtgccagcagagctcagcttgTGCAGGAAGCTGGAAGTTTTGAGCCTCTCACACAACTGCGTCTCACAACTGCCTTCCAGCTTCACCGATCTGACAAGTCTAAGGAAACTGAACCTCAGTAACAATCGCTTTGTTCAAATTCCCCTCTGTGTTTTTGCATTGAGGAGTTTAGACTTCTTGCACTTAGGGTCAAATAGGCTCGAAAACATTGCAGAGAGCGTCCAGTATCTAGTCAATTTGCAAATCTTTATTGTAGAGAATAATAATATACGCTCTTTGCCCCGGTCCCTCTGCTTCATCACCACTCTTGAGTTACTAAATATAGATTACAATTCTATTCAGACTCTTCCAGATGAGCTCTACCTGCTGCACAGACTGCCAAAAATTGCATGGAATCCAATGGACAAAGGACTCCACCTTTCACACAACCCTCTGTCTCGACCCCTGCCGGAGATCGTGGAGGGAGGACTCGATGTCCTCTTCAGCTAcctcagagagaaaaaggagcaCAGCTAA